CCTCGCGGTGGCCGAAGTGCCGGATATCGGCTGGCACGATCTCGGAACACCCGCCCGGGTGCTGCGCATGATGCGGCAGCTTGGGATGACGCCCAGCTGGGCGGAGGCGTTGAACCCCGCCAGCTAGCTCATCCCGGGTCGCCCCTGTCGGCCGCGCCCCCGGAATCCGCGGTCGCCAGGGGTGCATCCCAAGTGACGTGGCGACCTTTCACGACGGCGAGCGGGCGGTGCAGCGCCGCGTCGGGGTGGCCGCCGACGCCCGGAGCCTCGGGCGAGGCATCAGCGCCGCGATTCCACCGGGTGCCACCTCCTTCCTGGCCGCTCAGCGCCTCGCGGCCCTGGCCGGTGTCGACGAGCGAGGGCGCGTCTGGGCTTCGCTCGTGATGGGGGATCCCGGCTTCATCACCGTGCCCGACCCGGGCACCCTCCGCATCGCGGCGCGCCTGGCGGCGGGCGATCCACTCCGCGACGCCATCGCCCAGGGCGCGCCCATCGGCGTGGTCGTGCTCGATCCCGAGCGGCGGCGGCGCATCCGGCTCAACGGCCGCTCGGCCGGGCCGCTCCCCGACGCGATCGAGCTGCGCGTCGAGGAGGTCTTCGGTAATTGCCCGAAGTACATCCAGGCCCGCGCGCCCGAGACGCGGGCCTCCGATCGCACCGGCTTGGCCCGGCGCGGGACGGAGCTCTCGCCGGCCCAGCAGGCATGGATCGCGCGCGCCGACACGTTCTTCATCGCGAGCGTGCATGGCGAGCGCGGCGCGGATGCGTCGCATCGCGGCGGTCAGCCGGGCTTCGTCCAAGCCGATGGCCCACGGCGGCTGCGCCTCCCCGACTACCCCGGCAACAACATGTTCCAGACCCTCGGCAATCTCACGGCGGATCCGCGCGTGGGGCTGGTGTTCGCG
The Candidatus Methylomirabilota bacterium genome window above contains:
- a CDS encoding pyridoxamine 5'-phosphate oxidase family protein; this translates as MATFHDGERAVQRRVGVAADARSLGRGISAAIPPGATSFLAAQRLAALAGVDERGRVWASLVMGDPGFITVPDPGTLRIAARLAAGDPLRDAIAQGAPIGVVVLDPERRRRIRLNGRSAGPLPDAIELRVEEVFGNCPKYIQARAPETRASDRTGLARRGTELSPAQQAWIARADTFFIASVHGERGADASHRGGQPGFVQADGPRRLRLPDYPGNNMFQTLGNLTADPRVGLVFADFETGATLQITGRARIRWERPGFADLPGAERAVEVDVDEVVEIDGGGGLGWRLLEYSPFNPR